From a region of the Alphaproteobacteria bacterium genome:
- a CDS encoding PQQ-binding-like beta-propeller repeat protein, whose amino-acid sequence MVRLFIVLLASVVLLTGCEGLFGKESGQRGALPGKRSDVFSTERALKADADAAAIPVEIPAAQDVVDWPQPGGSLARVHGNATLSADPREVWSVSIGSGSNSDGALTAVPIVAAGKIFTVDASARVSAFSAQNGDRIWETRIPEQRPDDATIAGAGIAYDQGKLVVTTSYGFVVELDATTGKQIWQRNLQTPVRNAPIIVDGKVYVISLNNTLQELSFADGSLGWNHSGIQESASFLGTASATVTDDLVIVPYSSGEIFGLRRFNGRMAWQENLASTKRVGTLPAMADIEGQPVLYNGRVHIISHSGRFVALDERSGKRIWEADAGSVQTPWFAGNSIFLVTSENQLAALSVDDGHVRWAIDLPRYIDPENRTETIAWVGPVLAGGKLWLGNSLGEFNSYNPVNGKLIATRTFSSPIYLPPIVAARTMYVLTDDGRLTALR is encoded by the coding sequence ATGGTTAGACTATTCATCGTATTACTGGCATCGGTTGTTTTGCTCACCGGTTGCGAAGGCCTGTTTGGCAAGGAATCCGGCCAGCGCGGAGCCTTGCCTGGCAAACGTAGCGATGTGTTTTCAACCGAACGTGCATTAAAGGCCGATGCGGATGCCGCCGCTATTCCTGTTGAAATTCCTGCAGCGCAAGATGTGGTCGATTGGCCGCAACCCGGCGGGTCATTGGCGCGTGTGCATGGGAACGCAACGCTGTCAGCTGATCCCCGTGAAGTCTGGTCGGTTTCAATTGGTTCCGGCTCCAATTCCGATGGCGCATTAACGGCTGTGCCGATTGTTGCAGCAGGCAAGATTTTTACGGTGGATGCATCAGCGCGCGTTTCCGCATTTTCTGCGCAAAACGGTGACCGCATATGGGAAACACGTATTCCTGAACAGCGCCCTGATGATGCCACCATCGCAGGCGCTGGCATCGCGTATGATCAAGGTAAATTGGTGGTCACAACCAGCTATGGCTTTGTTGTGGAATTGGATGCCACAACGGGTAAGCAAATATGGCAACGTAATTTGCAAACCCCTGTGCGTAATGCGCCGATTATTGTGGATGGCAAAGTTTACGTCATCAGTTTGAATAACACCCTGCAGGAACTTTCGTTTGCCGATGGTTCATTGGGCTGGAATCATTCGGGCATTCAAGAATCTGCTTCCTTTCTTGGCACGGCAAGCGCAACGGTAACCGATGATTTGGTGATCGTACCCTACAGCAGCGGCGAAATTTTTGGCTTGCGCCGCTTCAACGGTCGCATGGCATGGCAAGAAAATCTTGCCAGTACCAAACGCGTGGGCACATTGCCTGCGATGGCCGATATCGAAGGCCAGCCTGTACTGTATAACGGCCGTGTGCATATCATCAGCCATTCGGGGCGTTTTGTCGCGTTGGATGAACGGAGTGGCAAACGCATATGGGAAGCAGATGCGGGCAGCGTGCAAACCCCGTGGTTTGCAGGGAACAGTATTTTCCTTGTGACCAGCGAAAATCAACTTGCTGCGCTTTCCGTTGATGATGGACATGTGCGCTGGGCAATTGATTTGCCGCGCTATATTGACCCTGAAAATCGCACCGAAACCATTGCATGGGTTGGCCCTGTATTGGCGGGCGGAAAATTATGGCTTGGCAATTCGCTGGGCGAATTCAATAGCTATAATCCTGTGAACGGAAAACTGATTGCCACGCGTACGTTCTCTTCGCCTATTTATCTTCCGCCGATTGTTGCTGCCCGTACGATGTACGTGCTGACCGATGATGGGCGCTTAACGGCTTTGCGGTAA
- the der gene encoding ribosome biogenesis GTPase Der gives MLKVSVIGRPNVGKSTLFNRLAGKKLALVHDEPGVTRDWREASGSLFDLDFTVLDTAGVEEADKESLAGRMTATTKSALEQSDIALFVVDARAGLTPTDRDVAGILRKSSKPIILIANKCDNNLPEGFDELHALGLGEPVAISAEHNMGMRDLYEALKPYIDREQLKIDEDVRADGDEEGEEAEEHKPLHLAIIGRPNAGKSTLVNALLGYDRMLTGPEAGLTRDAVHIQWDYEGQPIRLVDTAGLRRNTKVHEKIEEMSVAETERAVRLAHVVVLVVDATEMFEHQDLHLAQMVEREGRGLVICINKWDLVPNKEEVTAFLRSFLDKNIAQLPDIPIVMTMATKGQKLDKLMAAVFEIHEKWNKRISTSELNRWLQPLLDHHPPPLTAGRPIKIRYMTQIKTRPPTFNIWVNKPTNLPETYIRYLANDFRRTFDMGGVVLRFYTKKSDNPYVDD, from the coding sequence ATGCTGAAAGTTTCCGTAATTGGCCGCCCGAATGTCGGTAAATCCACTCTATTTAATCGCTTAGCTGGTAAAAAGCTTGCGCTGGTGCATGATGAACCGGGCGTGACGCGTGATTGGCGCGAAGCATCCGGAAGCTTGTTTGACTTAGATTTTACCGTGCTAGACACCGCGGGTGTTGAAGAAGCTGATAAGGAAAGCTTGGCTGGTCGTATGACCGCAACGACCAAATCCGCGCTCGAACAATCAGACATTGCGTTATTTGTGGTGGATGCACGGGCAGGCCTTACGCCAACCGACCGCGATGTAGCTGGCATTCTGCGTAAAAGCAGTAAGCCGATTATTTTGATTGCCAATAAATGCGATAATAATCTGCCAGAAGGGTTTGATGAGTTGCATGCGTTGGGTCTTGGCGAACCGGTTGCCATTTCCGCCGAGCATAATATGGGTATGCGCGATTTATATGAAGCGCTGAAGCCGTATATTGATCGCGAACAGCTCAAGATTGATGAGGATGTTCGCGCGGATGGCGATGAAGAAGGTGAAGAGGCGGAAGAGCATAAACCCCTGCATCTTGCTATTATCGGGCGTCCGAATGCCGGTAAATCAACATTGGTCAACGCATTGCTGGGATATGACCGCATGCTGACAGGGCCCGAAGCAGGCCTGACGCGCGATGCCGTGCATATTCAATGGGATTATGAAGGTCAGCCCATTCGGCTGGTAGATACCGCAGGGCTGCGCCGCAATACCAAAGTGCATGAAAAAATTGAAGAAATGTCTGTTGCCGAAACCGAACGCGCCGTACGGCTTGCACATGTTGTAGTCTTGGTGGTGGACGCAACGGAGATGTTCGAACATCAAGATTTGCATTTGGCGCAAATGGTGGAACGGGAAGGCCGCGGCCTTGTCATCTGCATCAACAAATGGGATTTGGTTCCGAATAAGGAAGAAGTGACCGCGTTTCTTCGTTCCTTCCTTGATAAAAATATTGCGCAATTGCCTGATATTCCCATTGTGATGACCATGGCAACCAAAGGCCAGAAGCTGGATAAGCTGATGGCAGCAGTATTTGAAATTCATGAAAAATGGAACAAGCGCATTTCCACCAGTGAACTAAACCGCTGGCTGCAACCCTTGCTTGACCATCATCCGCCCCCATTAACGGCAGGTCGCCCGATTAAAATCCGCTATATGACGCAGATTAAAACGCGCCCGCCTACATTCAATATCTGGGTCAACAAACCCACGAATTTGCCGGAAACATATATTCGTTATCTGGCGAACGATTTCCGCCGCACCTTTGATATGGGCGGCGTGGTGCTACGCTTTTACACCAAGAAAAGCGATAACCCGTATGTGGATGATTAA
- a CDS encoding SDR family NAD(P)-dependent oxidoreductase, with translation MQDNSKKNTLITGASRGLGFFLATQHAKRGDHIIALAKTQGGLTELDDSIKKATGHNATLIPFNLTSPDTSFAMLGQTLFERFGKLHRLILNAATIGPSSPVAHTTEKDWQLVMDVNVTANIRLLRHLDPLLRNAGNPHITFVTCSSLGDAYWGAYGASKAALNQLAASYAVETKQAGFKVDVFDPGVMATQLRRNAYPGEDQSQLDKPADIALRYVNG, from the coding sequence ATGCAAGACAACAGCAAAAAAAACACGCTAATTACCGGTGCTTCTCGCGGTCTTGGTTTTTTTCTTGCAACGCAACATGCCAAACGTGGCGATCACATTATTGCACTTGCGAAGACACAAGGTGGCCTCACAGAGCTGGATGATTCAATCAAAAAAGCGACGGGGCACAACGCAACACTCATTCCCTTCAATCTCACTTCGCCTGACACATCTTTTGCGATGCTGGGGCAAACCTTGTTTGAACGCTTTGGAAAGTTACACCGTTTGATTTTAAATGCAGCAACGATTGGCCCCTCAAGCCCTGTTGCGCACACAACCGAAAAAGACTGGCAATTAGTGATGGATGTAAACGTGACTGCAAATATACGTTTGCTGCGCCATCTAGATCCTTTGTTGCGTAACGCGGGAAATCCGCACATCACCTTCGTGACATGCAGCAGTTTGGGCGATGCATATTGGGGCGCGTATGGTGCAAGTAAAGCGGCCCTTAATCAATTGGCCGCCAGCTACGCCGTAGAAACTAAGCAGGCAGGCTTTAAAGTTGATGTATTCGACCCTGGCGTAATGGCTACGCAGCTTCGCCGCAACGCCTATCCTGGCGAGGATCAAAGCCAATTGGATAAGCCCGCCGACATCGCGTTAAGATATGTAAACGGTTAA
- the purF gene encoding amidophosphoribosyltransferase produces MMNDEPSPHLTTSPFDDDRLHEYCGVFAVYNNKDASALTALGLHALQHRGQEAAGIVTYDGEHFHAHHALGHVGKNFNKEGVIRRLMGHMAIGHNRYATTGETALRNVQPFFADFEFGGFALAHNGNLTNAYSLRKDLIKRGSLFHSTTDTEVVIHLMAQSAQQSPIDRLIDAVKQIEGAYSLVCLAPTCIMGVRDPLGLRPLVLGKTGDTYVLASETCALDIIGADFVRDIEAGELVMLDEHGVTSFRPFEKAPSERKQSRFCVFEYIYFARPDSFMQGHSVYEVRKRIGMQLAREAHVKADIVVPVPDSGVPAAIGYAAQSGLPFELGIIRNHYVGRTFIEPTDNIRHLGVRLKHNANRAMLEGKRVILIDDSIVRGTTSTKIVEMVRQAGAKEVHMRISSPPTKFSCFYGIDTPEKEKLMAHKFSVDEMAKLIGADSLAFISLDGLYRAVGEQKRDPEKPSYCDACFSGEYPTALTDLNSRMDEQQLSFLNSAAAE; encoded by the coding sequence ATGATGAACGACGAACCATCGCCGCATCTCACCACTTCGCCATTCGATGATGATCGTTTGCACGAATATTGCGGCGTATTTGCGGTTTACAACAACAAGGATGCATCCGCCCTTACTGCGCTTGGCCTTCATGCCCTGCAACATCGTGGACAGGAAGCGGCCGGTATCGTTACCTATGATGGCGAACATTTCCATGCGCATCACGCGTTGGGGCATGTTGGCAAAAACTTCAATAAGGAAGGCGTTATCCGCCGCTTGATGGGCCATATGGCGATTGGGCATAACCGTTATGCCACCACAGGCGAAACGGCGTTGCGTAACGTGCAACCCTTTTTTGCCGATTTTGAATTTGGCGGTTTTGCGCTTGCCCACAATGGCAACCTCACCAATGCCTACAGCTTGCGCAAGGATTTGATTAAACGCGGCAGCTTGTTCCACTCCACCACTGATACCGAAGTGGTTATTCATTTAATGGCGCAATCTGCGCAGCAATCCCCAATTGATCGTTTGATTGACGCGGTAAAACAGATTGAAGGCGCGTATTCGCTCGTCTGTCTTGCGCCAACCTGCATTATGGGTGTGCGTGATCCCTTGGGCCTTCGCCCGTTGGTATTGGGTAAAACCGGGGACACCTATGTGCTGGCCAGCGAAACCTGCGCGCTGGATATTATTGGCGCCGATTTTGTACGCGATATTGAAGCTGGCGAATTGGTGATGCTGGACGAACATGGCGTAACCAGTTTCCGTCCATTTGAAAAGGCACCATCGGAAAGAAAACAATCCCGCTTCTGCGTATTTGAATATATTTACTTCGCCCGCCCCGACAGCTTTATGCAAGGCCATTCCGTTTACGAAGTTCGCAAACGCATCGGGATGCAGCTTGCGCGCGAAGCACATGTGAAGGCCGATATCGTTGTACCTGTACCCGACAGCGGCGTTCCAGCTGCTATTGGCTATGCTGCGCAAAGCGGTTTGCCCTTTGAACTCGGGATTATCCGCAACCATTATGTGGGCCGTACCTTTATTGAACCTACCGACAATATCCGCCATTTGGGCGTGCGTTTAAAACACAACGCCAACCGCGCCATGCTGGAAGGCAAGCGCGTGATTTTGATTGATGACTCAATCGTGCGCGGCACAACATCAACAAAAATTGTAGAAATGGTACGGCAAGCCGGTGCAAAAGAAGTGCATATGCGCATTTCATCACCGCCAACCAAATTCAGCTGCTTCTACGGCATCGATACACCGGAAAAAGAAAAACTGATGGCACATAAATTCAGCGTGGATGAAATGGCCAAGTTGATCGGCGCTGACAGCTTGGCGTTTATTTCGCTTGATGGTTTATACCGCGCTGTGGGTGAGCAAAAACGCGATCCAGAGAAGCCAAGCTATTGCGATGCCTGTTTCAGCGGTGAATATCCGACGGCGCTGACCGATTTGAATAGCCGAATGGATGAACAACAGCTTTCCTTCCTTAATTCGGCCGCGGCTGAGTAG
- a CDS encoding CvpA family protein produces the protein MPNTAVDIIVIIIILLSAGLAFIRGFVRESLSLGTWSIAAYLGFTQYALVTPYLEQHVHQPQLRDFAGGLVIFGGVLLLLIPFSMYIRSFIKGEHITSIDRSFGFLFGAARGYLLISIIYLIISWLLPEEKQPVWLKEANTKPALAYGADMVKNLIPEEQRELMEKKAKNTQENSEDAVESGQAITDETDKNSDMLQNILNSTKSAAPK, from the coding sequence ATGCCCAATACAGCAGTCGATATTATCGTCATTATCATCATTCTGCTTTCTGCCGGTCTTGCTTTCATTCGTGGTTTTGTTCGTGAATCTCTCTCCCTTGGTACATGGTCGATTGCTGCCTATCTGGGCTTTACCCAATACGCGCTTGTCACGCCTTATCTCGAACAGCATGTCCACCAACCCCAGCTGCGCGATTTTGCGGGTGGCCTTGTAATTTTCGGCGGTGTGTTATTGCTGCTTATTCCCTTTAGCATGTACATCCGCAGCTTCATCAAAGGTGAACACATCACATCGATTGACCGCTCCTTTGGATTTTTGTTTGGTGCAGCGCGTGGCTATCTTCTGATCTCGATTATCTATCTGATTATATCGTGGTTGCTGCCGGAAGAAAAACAACCTGTTTGGCTAAAGGAAGCGAATACCAAGCCTGCCCTCGCCTATGGCGCAGACATGGTCAAAAACCTTATCCCTGAAGAACAGCGCGAATTAATGGAAAAGAAAGCCAAAAACACGCAGGAAAATAGCGAAGATGCTGTTGAAAGCGGCCAGGCAATCACAGACGAAACCGATAAGAATTCAGATATGTTACAAAATATTCTAAACAGTACAAAGAGCGCCGCACCCAAATGA
- the radA gene encoding DNA repair protein RadA codes for MAKNSNTYVCQSCGGVSPKWAGKCEACGGWNTMVEEVASVGPSKSLAGGKSSSGKKSKGVEFVELQGTSTPLPRRVSDISEFDRVCGGGLVPGSAVLVGGDPGIGKSTLLLQALAKLSQKYNCAYVSGEESIDQIRLRAARLGLADAKLHLAASNHVRDIVATLNAHDAPDVIVIDSIQTMFTDVLDSAPGTVAQVRLSSQELINAAKKHGSVLLLVGHVTKEGTLAGPRVLEHMVDTVLYFEGERTHQFRILRAVKNRFGATDEIGVFEMSSLGLQEVKNPSALFLANRSTEATGTAVFAGMEGTRPMLIEIQALVAPSALGNPRRASVGWDNARLAMLLAVLETRAGVGIGPNDVYLNVAGGMRVAEPAADLAVAAALMSSLCDESVPEDAIMFGEVGLSGEIRPVSMIEQRLKEAAKLGFKQAIIPTMQEGKTMPSHGLRLTQLRHVSELRALFGQIPQQKRGKNRGDMQGQKPPLKRFAG; via the coding sequence ATGGCAAAAAACTCAAACACCTATGTCTGCCAAAGCTGCGGCGGGGTTTCGCCCAAATGGGCGGGTAAATGCGAAGCCTGCGGCGGTTGGAACACGATGGTGGAGGAAGTTGCCAGTGTTGGCCCTAGCAAAAGTTTGGCGGGCGGAAAAAGTTCATCGGGCAAAAAATCAAAAGGTGTTGAGTTTGTCGAATTGCAGGGAACATCAACGCCCCTTCCCCGCCGCGTCAGCGACATTAGCGAATTCGACCGCGTATGTGGCGGCGGCTTAGTGCCAGGTTCCGCAGTGTTGGTTGGCGGTGACCCCGGTATTGGCAAATCCACATTGCTGCTTCAGGCGCTTGCCAAACTTTCACAAAAATATAATTGCGCTTATGTGTCGGGCGAAGAGTCGATCGACCAAATCCGGCTGCGCGCGGCGCGTCTTGGCCTTGCCGATGCCAAGCTGCATCTTGCGGCCAGCAACCATGTACGCGATATCGTCGCAACATTAAATGCGCATGATGCGCCCGATGTGATTGTGATTGATTCAATCCAGACCATGTTCACCGATGTATTGGATAGCGCGCCCGGCACGGTGGCGCAGGTGCGTTTGTCATCGCAGGAACTGATCAATGCGGCAAAAAAGCATGGTTCCGTGCTGCTTCTGGTCGGCCATGTGACCAAGGAAGGTACGCTGGCCGGCCCGCGCGTATTGGAACACATGGTGGATACCGTGTTGTATTTCGAAGGTGAGCGTACCCATCAATTCCGTATTTTGCGCGCGGTTAAAAACCGTTTCGGCGCGACCGATGAAATCGGCGTATTTGAAATGAGTAGTTTGGGCTTGCAGGAAGTCAAAAATCCATCTGCACTTTTTCTTGCCAACCGTTCAACGGAAGCCACCGGCACGGCTGTCTTTGCTGGCATGGAAGGTACACGCCCGATGCTCATTGAAATTCAGGCGCTGGTTGCACCATCCGCGCTTGGCAATCCGCGCCGCGCCAGTGTGGGGTGGGATAATGCGCGCCTTGCCATGCTGCTTGCGGTTTTGGAAACCCGTGCAGGGGTCGGCATTGGACCAAATGATGTTTATCTGAATGTGGCGGGCGGTATGCGCGTTGCAGAACCTGCCGCGGATTTGGCCGTTGCCGCTGCCCTTATGTCGTCCCTTTGTGATGAATCGGTGCCCGAAGATGCAATTATGTTCGGGGAAGTTGGCTTGTCCGGCGAAATCCGCCCCGTTTCAATGATTGAGCAACGGTTGAAAGAAGCCGCCAAGCTAGGCTTTAAGCAGGCCATCATCCCCACCATGCAGGAAGGCAAAACCATGCCGTCGCACGGCCTGCGACTCACCCAGCTTCGTCATGTAAGCGAATTAAGGGCACTTTTCGGCCAGATTCCACAACAAAAACGGGGTAAAAACAGAGGTGACATGCAAGGTCAAAAACCGCCGCTAAAGCGTTTTGCAGGTTAG